Within the Opitutaceae bacterium TAV5 genome, the region TCCCGGCTTGTCGCGCAGATAACCGTAAACACCCGATGTGGACCACGAGGTCAGGATCATGCCGCGATAGCCGGCGTCGCGGGCGAAGGGCAGGAAGTCGCGGAGGTTGTCGAAATGCGTGCGCCAGCAGGTGAGGGCGTGGTTGTCGGGCGAGGACCGGAGGGCGGGGGCGCCCCAGAATTCGAAGCCGGCCTTTCCGGCGGTGCTCCGGAGTTTTTCGAGGTCGCCGAAATGGTTCACGGGCCAGCCGTAATTCCAGTCCACGAACACGCTGCCGCGCGGCATGTCGGCGGCGGCCTCCGGATTTTTCAGGAGCATGTCGGCCCAGAGAACAGGACGCTTGCCGAGGCTGACGACGAGGTCGGCGACCCGTTTGAAATAATCGACGTAGAGGCGCGACTTGCCGTGTTTTTCGGCCTTGGCCCGGCAGGCCGGGCAGTGGCCGAGCAGGTAGGTCTCGTCGCCGCCGATGTGGATGAAGGGCGAGGGATGGGTGGCGGCGATGTCGCGGAAAATGTCGGTGAAGACGGCGAGCGCCTCGTCGATCTTGCAGGGGCAGAGTTGGCAGATGTCGGCGTCGCTCTCGCGCAAATGGGCGTAGCGGTCGTGTTGCAGGATGTATTCGATGTGGCCGAAACACTGCTGGAGGGGAATCACATCGAGGCCGAGCCGGGTGCATTCGGCGATGAAGCCGGTCAGTTCCTCGCGGGTGTACGCGTAGCGATTGGAAATGAGGGCGTGTTTGTCGAACGGGTACGCGCCTTCCCATTCGATCATGAGCGTGTTGTGTCCGAGGGAGGCCGCCTCCCGGGCGAGCGCGCGGAGCGCGGGCATGGGCATGACCTGGATGCGGAAGTCGATATGGAGGCCGGTGCGGGCGAAGGTGGTCATGGAATGGGTGGGTGCTTTGATTCAATTACGCGGATGACACAGGGAGGGCACTTTTCCCGTCGCGGGAAAAGTCGAGGGCAGGGAGGCCACAACGATCATGACACACCCTTCCCGGATGAATGATACCAACGTCCTGAAATCTCCGGATTTTTACACAAAGATCGCAAAGAGCGCAAAGGATCAGTATTCATACACTTCGCGGTCTTCGCGATCTTTGTGTAAAGTAATTCAGCGGGGTGGTCCTCCCCGGGCTCTGCGCCTTCTCCGTGTCCTCTGTGTAACCGGATCGTGGATTCAGGGATCATTGCTCGGGTTGCGGTCGAGTTCATGGTCGATCCAGGCGCGGAGGGACTCCTGCTGGTTCTGGGCTTCCTCGAGTTCGCTGATCTTGCGGGCGGCGTCGGGTCCGGCGGGGTCGCGCTGGCCGAGGGCAAGCTGGCCGGCGAGGAGGACATCCTGCCGGGTGAGGTTGCGGAGGGTGTTGCGCGAGACGCGGCGCAGGTCTTCGCGAATGGCGGGAGTGAGCGCGGACCGGAGCGCGGCCTGGAACGCGGCGACGGAGCCGGAGGGCTGGACAAGGAGCGTCATGCGGTTGGACATGACGAGGGTGGTGGAGGCGCCGAGCGTTCCGAGCGAGAAATCGAAGCCGGCGACATAGCCGTCGACGACGGGGAGAAAGGGAGCGACGCTTTCCGGCACCTGGATGTCGATAACCGAGGGCAGCCAGCCGCTGGCACGACAGAAGGCGGCGTTGCCGGAGAAGGAGGTGAGAAAACGGAGAAAATCGAGCGCCTCGTCCGGGTGGGGCGACTGGCGGGTGATGCCGAAGGCCATGCCGGTGCTGTTGCCGGCTTCGGAGGGCGGACCGAGGATGTTGCGGCCGTAGTGCGGGTGGTCGCGGGCGGGGAGCGGCACGTCGAAGACGCCGATCGTGAACGGGCAGATGGTGCGATAGACCGGGAGGTCCCAACTGCCGGTGGCGATCATGAGCGCGCGGTTCTGGGCGAAGTAAAAGGTGGCGTCTTCGTGCCGGAGCTGTTCGTAGCCGGCCTGCATGGTGAGGCTGGTCTCGCGGGCGATGGCGAGAGCGTCGGCGAAAGCGGGCGTGTCGGCGTTCCACGCGCCGCGCAGCCAGGCGAGGCCGATTTCGGCGCCGGCAGGCATGAGCGTGCGCGTCTGGTCGATCTGGCGGGAGAGGCGCTGGGTCTGGCCGGAAACCATCTTGTTGATGAGGATGGGGCCGTTGTCGTACGAGCCGGCGATCGGGATCACGTTGCAGCCGGTGTCGGCGGCGATCTTGCGGATGCGTTCGCAGAGGGCGATGAACCCGTCGTACGTGGCCGGCGGCGGCGTGTCGCCGAGCAACTGGCGCCAGAGGTCGCGGTTGTAGTAGAGCCGCACGGTGAACATCGAGAGAGGGACGCCGTAGTAGTCGAGGAGGTTGGGGCGGTAACTGAAATTGCCCGACATGCCGTCGATGAACGTATCGCGCCAGGGGATACCGGCGAGCGGCGTATCGTGGTTGTAGGGATTGGGCAGGGCGACGTCGGCGGTGACGGGCCGGTAGAAGCGGGAGAGCGTCTCGTCGTCGAGATTGCGGTCGATCTGGATGATGTCGGTGGCGGTGCCGCCGACGAGCTGGGTTTTGGTCCACTGGGCGTAGGTGCGCTTGGGGATGGGCACCTGTTCGATGCGGACGCCCGGATGAAGGCTTTCGTACTCGCGGGCGAGCGCGTCGAGCGCGTCGCGCAGGCCGGATTCGAGTTGCCAGTGGGCGAAGCGGACAACGATGCGGCCGTCGGCGGGTTGCCCGGACCGGCCGTGCTGCCAGACGCGCAGCGTGGCGAACGCAAAGCAGCCAAGCAGGAGGGCGAGGCCGACCAGGGGCGCGAGGCGAAGGCGCGAGGCGGAGCGGGTCGTCATGGCGCGGCGGCGAGGGCCGCGGGAGAGGAGAGCGCGGCGAGGGTTTCGGTGATCGTGCGGCGACGGACATCGCGCCGGAAGTCGGCGAGAAAGGTTTCGTAATAGCGCCGGGCCTCGTCGGCATGGCCGAGCTCGCGGGCCAACTCGCCGCAGCGCACGAGGGCGTCGGCGCGCAGGGTGGCGCGGAGGATGCCGGCGTCGAGCGCGGCGCGGAAGTGGTCGAGCGCGAGTTGCGAGCCGAGCCCGAAACGGAGGGCGGCTTCGCCGAGCACGAGATGGAGATCGCGACGCGAGGCGGCATCCGGCTGGCGGTCGGCGAGCGGAGTGAGGCGAGCGACGGTCTGCGCACGATCTTCGGGGCGGCCGCCGGAGCGGTACAGCTCGATGAGCGCGAGTTTCACGCGGGCCTGGCCGGCGAGGGGATGATCGGGGCGGGTGGAAATCAGCTCGCGATAATAGCGCGCCGCGGCTTCCGGATCGGCGGGCGTGCGGTGAAGGTGCTCGATGCGGCCGAGGTAATAGAGGGCGGCGAGGCCGGTCTCGTCGCCGGGGTTTTCCTCGTGGAGGCGGGTGAGGAGTGTCGCGGCGCGGCGGATGTTGGCGTCGGTTTTCGGCTGGAGCTGGAGCAGCGTGAGAGCCGTGCCGAGCCGGGTCTCGCGGTCCGTGTCACCGGTGTCGCCGGCGGCGGCGAAGGCCTGGTGGGCTTCGTGAAAAAGGCCGCGGGCGACGTCGTCCCATGCCACGGCAGCAGCGGGCGCGGGTGCGGATGCGGCGGAGAGGAAGGCGACGCCGGGGAGGAGCGCGGCGAGCAGGCGAAGGCGGGCGGAGATCTGGAGACGGCCGGGCATGCTCACTGGATGCGGCTGGGCGTGGCGGCCTGGTGATGGGTGAGCGTGAGGTTGTGGGCGGTGTGGGCCGGGTAAACCGTTTCGCTCGGGCAGGCGAGTTCCTCGATCGGGTGGGCGCCGGGCGCGGCGAGCCACGCGTCGAGCCGGGTTTGCAGGGTTTCGAGCCGGAGGAGGAGGCCACCGTAGCGGCGTTCGATGACTTCCCAGCCGAACGGCCTGTAGAGCTCGTGCCAGAGCGCGTGGTGGGCTTGCCAGAGCGCGCGGATTTCGTCGCGGAGAGCGGGAACGGTCTTGACGGCGGCGCGGCGCAGGGCCGCGGCGTCGCCGGCCATGTAGTCGTGACGCAAGGACAGGTGAAGCGCGGCCTTGTGCGAGAGCACGGCGGCGAGCCGGGAGACGTAGCCGAGGCGGGCGTCGCCGGGCGAGCGGCCGGCCCGCTCCGCACAGCGTTGCGAGAGCTGCGCGTAGTGGGCCGGCCATGCTTCGGGGATGTGTTTGTCGAGGAAGTTGAGCAGCGGATCGTGCCAGAGCAGCCACTTGGCCGGGTTGGCGTTGACCTCGCCGGGATCTCCGGAGCCGGGCGTGCAGTCGAGGTCGCTCGCGGCCATCCAGGCCTCGCTGCTGGCGGCGCAACTGCCGAGGAAATGCGCGGAGACCTGCGCTTCGGCGCGAGCGGAGGTGGCGGCGAAACCGAGCTCCGCAAAAAACTGGATGGCGGGCAGCGCGGAAAGCACGTCGCACTCCATGCCGTCGTCGCCCCAGAGTGTGACAAAGGCCTCGCGCAGGCCGTTGGCGCGGGCGGACTGCATGCCGGCGCGGAGGGTGGCGAACGAATGGGGGAGCGCGGCCCAGGGGCGGTTCCATGTCCAGACACCGCCGGCAAAGACGGGCTCCTTGCCCATGGCACGGTGGCGGGCGATCCAGTCGTCGTAGAACTCCGGGTCGGTGTGGTAATAATCCCAGTACACGAGCTGCACGTCGGCGGGCACGCGGGCGGCGGCCTCGGGAGGGACGACGGAGGCGCGGTCGTAGTATCCGTTGGTGCGCGAGCCGAGGCGGAAATACATGTCGCTCCAGATCATCGGGGCGAGGCCGAGGCGGCGGCAGATGGCGGCGGTGCGTTCGAGGTGGGTGGCGAGGATCTCGAAGGGGGGTTGCAGGCCGTTGCGGAAGCGGTACTGGCCGGAACCGATGCCGTGGGCCTCGTCCATGCCGATATGGATGCGGCGCGAGCGGAACGGGGAGGAGGCGGCGGCGATCATTTTTTCCACCAGCGCCTCGCTGCCGGCGTCGCCGGCGAGGAGGACGCCGCCGGTGTCCTGGAGAGGACGATACGGGGGCCACTGGAGCACCTGTTCGAGGTGGCCGAGCGTCTGGATGCAGGGGACGGCCTCGATGCCGAGGGCGGCGGCGTAGTCGTCGATATGGCGCAGGTCTTCCTGCGTGTAGCGGCCGCGGAAGTAGCCGAAGAGCGGTTCGCCGGGGATCTCGTAGGTGTCCTCGGTGTAGAGCATGAGCTGGTTGATGCCCATGAGCGCGAGGTGGCGGATGATCCGCTCGATGACGGGAACGCGCAGGACGCCGTTGCGCGACACGTCGAGCATGACGCCGAGTGTGTCAAAGGCGGCGCTCTCCGTGGTGTCGGCCAGCGGCTGGCCGCTTTCGATGCGGCCCATGAGGATGCCGAGCGCGCGGAAGGCATCGGTGGAGCGCGCATAGTCGATGGTGATGTGACCGGGCGAGGTGACTTTTATCGACAGGGATCCGGCGCGGGCGGCAGGGCGGGCGGGGACCGTTGGCCGGAAGCGGACGGAAAGGACGGAGCTGCCGGCGGCGTGGCCGGGAGGGAGGACGAAGCGTTCGGGAAACATCCCGGTGATGGCGGCGAGGCCGCGGGTCAGTTCGGCGGGCACGCCGCCGGGGAAGGCCAGCCGGGAGGGAGCGGCGGGAGCCGGAGCAGGGGCGGTGGCCGGAGCGGCGGTGGAGTGGATTTCTTCGTCGAGAAGGGCTGGTTTCATGATTGGCAAGGTCAGGGCAAGGCGGGTGTGGCCGTGAGGAGGGCGTCGATAGCCCCGGAAAGGTTGCCGGAATCGGCCGGCGTGGCGGTGCGGGGTGCGGCGGATACAGTGTGAAGGCGGGGCCAGGCGCCGGTTTCGAGGAATGCGCGCATGGCGTCGTCGAGTCCGTCGATATGGAAAAATTCCTGGCCGGCGTCGTCGTGGCGAGGGTGGCGGAGGGCGGCGGGAAAGTCCGCGATCGTGCCGGCCGAAAGATAGCAGAGGGCGTTGAGGCGGACGAAGGGGCGGCAGTCTTCGAGGCGGGTCGAGGGGCGGGAGGTCTCGCCCCGAAGATAGCGGTGGTAATCGAGATGATTGGCCGCGAGGAGATCGAAGGAGGGGAGGGGACGGCGTTCGGGGGGCATGCGGTGGTCGTGCCAGGTGATCGCGTAATGCGACCTGGCGACCCAGTCGATGCGGGCCTCGTCGGTGACGAGCGTCTCGCAAAGCGTGTCGATACCGTGCAGGGCGTGGGTGAGGGCGAGGCGAAGGGTGACGCCGTCCGGAGTGGATACACGGGCGAAGACGGTGTCGGCGCCCTCGATGTCGTGCGCGCGCCAGAGCGAGGCTTGCACGCCGGCCGGCGGAGCCCAGTCGAGGACGGCGCGGGGGCCGGCCCAGAAGAGGGCGTTGTGGACGTAGTGCGCCATGGCGTTGGCCAGGCAGGAGTCGAGGAGCAGGCGGCCGTCGGGGGAGCGGAGGCGGCCGGCCCAGGCGTTGCGCCGGAAGTAGGCGGAGGGGCGGGGGCGTTGCCCGAGCAGGCGCACTTCGCGAAGGCGGCCGAATTCACCGGCGAGGAGGCGGGATTTCAGGGCGAGGTGCGCGGGCTCGATGATGAAGTTGAAACCGACAAGGGTGGTTTTGGCGGCGCGGCGGTCGCAGGCGATCATCGCCTCCAGCTCACCGGGATCGAGGGTGGGCGGTTTTTCCAGGTAGACGGCGACGCCGCGTTCGACGGCGTCGCGGTGCATGGGCGCGTGCAGGGCGATGGGGGTGGGGATGACGACAAGATCGAGACCGCCGGGAGAGGCGAGGCTGGCGTCGAGCATCGCGCGGTGGTCGGCAAACACACGGATGCCGCGTTCGCGAAACCGCCAGCGTTGGCATTCGTCCGGAAATGCGTCGGGACGCGGATCGCAGGTGGCGACCAGGCGGGCCGCGCCGTTCTCCTCCAGCCGCAGCAGCGCTTCGTGATGCGAACCGGCAAAGCCGCCGAGGCCGATGATGGCGGTGCGGAGAGGCGCGGCGTTCATATGGCGGGAGCGGAGAGGAGGTGGGTGCAGCCAGCGGGTTAGCGGTTAGCGGGCGGGAGCCTTGTCCTGCGCGGCCGGTATGGCGGACGGCTTGCCCTTGCCGCCCTCGAGGAGGAGGCGGAGGGTGCGATACTGGTGGAGCAGGACGCCGCCGAAAGCGGAGTCGCTGCGGAGGGTGGAGCGGACCTCGTCGAGCGTGCGGAGAAAATCGGCGGCGGGCTGGCCGTAGAAGGTGATCTGCGGCTCGTCCTTGAGTTCGACGGTTTCGAGAGACGGATAAACGGGTTTGCCGATCTTGCGGCCATAGGCGAGTTCCGCAGTGCAGAGGTACGTCACGGAGTTGGGGCCGACGGCCTTGCGGCGATAGGACATCACGCCGATGTAGTCGGAAAGATCCTGGATGTGTTGATGGAAGTTTTTCTTTGCGCCGTTGTAGGCGACGACGAGCCGCTCGTGGCTGTCGTACCAGGAGGGAATGTCGTAGGCGACGGTGAGCGCGGGGTCGGCGGCTTTGACGAGCGGGTAGATCGCCGCCATCGTGTCGAGCGTTTCGCGGATGACGCCGGGTTCGTCGCCGTTTTTCCAGCGCGGCGTCAGGTAGGGCTCGATGTCGTAGTGGATGCCGGCGAACCCGGCACCGGGGGGCTGGGCCTTGTGAAAGGCGAGGAGGGAGCGGAGCGCCTGCAACGTTTCCGGGCGGTTCGCCTCGAAGGCCATTTCGGCGGAGCCGTCGAGCGCCTCCACCCGGATGCCGGCGGCGCGAGCCTCGCGGAGGAGGGCGCTCATGGCGGCGGTGTCGGTCATCGCGCGGGCTTCGCCGCGGCCGGTGTAGCGGATCTGCACGAGGAGCAGGTCGATGCCGTGCCGCTGGCTGAAGGCGAGCAACTCCGCGCGGCGGGCGGGCTCGACGACCTCCTCCCGATGCCAGACCCACATGCCGAGACCGCCCGGTGAGGCAGCGGAAAGCGGAGCCGCGAAAGAAGTGAAGAGGAAAATTGGAAGGAGGTGCCTGTAAATATTGCGGCGCATGAAATAATTACTGCCGGTGTACTGTAATTGTGTCAATCTGTATTCAGGTTTGAATTTTTATGATCATTTAATCATTTGAAGTAAAGTAACTTATATTTTCTGGTCGACTTTCGGAGTCTGTGGCCCGGCGTTTGAACCAATCGGCCGGCCGGGAGGGACGGGCGGGTTATTTCCGTTTTCTGTCCGGATTGCGGGGCGTGCGCGGTTTGTTGTTGTCGCCCGCGGCTGTCTGCGAGCCGGACTTGCGCTGACCGAGCCGGGAGGCCAGGCCGCGATGGAGGGCGAGGAGGGCGCCTCCGAGGACGGTGCCCTCGAGGCCCATGCCGGAGCGCAACAGGTCGAAGCGGCGGCCGGGGACCGGGATGAGGTTCCGGTCAACCGTGTCGCGCACGATGCCGAAGCGGTCGCGGGTGAAGCGTTCGTCGTTGGTGCTGAGGATGAGGCAGCTCACGTCGAGCAGGTTGACGATGCCGGCGAGGCCCTCGGCCCAGGCGCGATAAAAGGCGTCGAGAGAGGCTTCGTCGGAGAGAGGGTCCGCTGCGCCGGCCTGGCCGGAGGCGAGAGTGAAGCAGGCCGAGAGGAGGTTGCGGTCGACTTCGCCGGCGGCGGAGTTGCTGCCATGGAAGATTTTTTCGCCAATGACGAGGGCGAGACCGAAGACCCGGGGCTGGCCAGGATCGTTCCTGAGCAGGAAGTAGATGAAGGAATCGCGGTCGCGGGCGGCTCCGATGTGGTGCTCGGCGTAAGCGCCGCAGGCGACATTGCGTTCCACCCAGACAGGGTGGCCGAGTTTTTCCGCGATTGTCTGGCGCAGCGGAAAGCGGGTGACGCCCAGGGAGCGGGACATGAGAATGGTGCCGCTGGCGGAATCGACGACACCGGGGACGCTGATGCCGGCCCCGGCAAACTGCTCCATGGCGAGGCCGGAGCGGTCGGCCAGCTCCGCGAGGCGGGCTGGCAGGAGGGCAGCCAGTTCGTCCACGGACATCCCGGGAGGGAGGGTTTCCTGGGTGAGCACGTGCCCGGCTGCATTGGCGAGGGTGAGGCGGTGGCCGAGCGGCTCCAGGCCGACGCCGAGGCTCCAGGCGGCGTCCGCCACGAGCTCCAGTTCGGTCTCCTTGGGGCCGACGCGCTCGGCCTCGATGGGGGCGCCCTCGCGCACGAGGCCGGATTCCTTGAGGTCGCGCACGATGTTGGAGACGGTGGAAGCCTGGAGCCGGGTGGCACGGGTGATCTGCCGCTGCGAGAGGCACTGGCGGCGGGCGATCAGGCCGAGCACGCGCAGGCGGTTGCGCTCGGCTCCGGCTTTCTGGGTGAAGGCTCCTTCGCCGCTTTCAGCCAGCGGCCATGCTTTCTCGAAAAATTCCATTGCCGGAATCTATCGAAAAAAAGACGCGAAAAACAACGGGGAAATCATGGACGGGCGCGAAATCTGCTTGATGTGATCTCGAAAATTCAAAATATTTCGACACATGAAACATTCAAAATGTCTTCTGTTACCCTTGGTAATTATGGCGGGAGTTTCTCCCTTCTTTGGTCGGGCACAGGTCGTCGTGATTGATAATTTCGACGAATACAACAATGCGACCTACATTCAGGCGCAGAACACCGCCTGGAGCCGGTCCGGGGCTGCCACCGCGGATGGCATCTACAGCATCGCCGGCGGACAGACCGGTCGCGGGGCCAGTTATTCCGCCAACTGGGGTGGAGGCAATCTGGGGCGGGTGCGTTACACGTTTGCTTCGGCGCAGTCGTACGAATCCGGCACGGTTTTCACGGTGGACCTTGCGGTGACGGTTTCCTCCGGGGGGACGGCTCCGGCGGCCGATACGCTGGTGTCGGCGCAGATTGCCAACGGCGATCCGAATGATGCAGCCACCTCGATCTGGGTGACGGCCGGGCAGGCGCTGACTTCCGGCAGCTATACGACCTTCTCGTTCCTGTTTGACGGGGCGACGACCTCCTCCGTGCAGGGGACGGCTTCGCTGGCGGATGTCCTCAGCAGTGTGACGAGTATCACGCTCCAGTTTGCCAACAATTCAGGGGCGGGCCGGCAGACGATCACCTTCGACAACCTTGCGGTCACGCCTGGCAGCGGGCCGACCATCCCCGAGGCTTCGACGACGGCGTTGCTGCTGGCCGGTATCGCAGGTACGATGACGGCGTGCCGCATGGGCGGGCGTTTCCGGCGCAAGACCTGCTGAAGCTTATCCCGATCGATCAGAACAAAGACAAAGGATTCATGAAAACTACCAACATCCATCGCGGCGGCGATTCACGCGCGTTCACGCTGATCGAGCTTCTCACGGTCATCGCGATCATCGGTATCCTGGCGGCCATCATCCTCCCGACGGTGGGCGCGGTGCGAAAGGCGGCCCGCGAGGTCAAGTCGGTCTCGAATCTCAGGCAGATCGCGCTGGCGATGAACACCTATGCCGATGACAACAAGGACAAATTCCCTCCAGGCTACTATTACAAGCAGGGCGAAGGTGAGCTGTACTGGACATCGGAACTGGTCTCATACATCGGCCTGCCCAAAAAAGTTCTTTCTGCGCGGGAGAGTCTCTATGTGTCTCCGCTGGCCTTGCTGCCTGTCAATGACAGCTCAGAGGGGAGTGCCACCATGCCTTTTACCTATTCGGCGCACGGTCTGCTTTGTGCGGATACATCCGGCGGTGATACCCGGCTGCCCCGTTCGCAGGTGGCAAGACCCTCGCAGGTAATACTCGTCGGGGAAGCCGCACAGCGGACGAATACGTGGGCGTTCGCGACATTTTCGGAGCCGGCCGAATTCAAAAACAGGGATAGCACGAAAGAACTTACCGAGCTTATCCCGACCGATTCCGATGTAGATGAACAGAACCGGCGCGGCCTTCGCTACCGAGGTCGCAGCGGTGCCCCGGTGGCGATGGTGGACGGTCACGCGGTTGTGCTGAAAAAGGGTACAGTGACTTACGGCAATCTGGTCGCCGACCGGTAAGACGCGACAATTGACCCGCTTCCCCCGGTAACGGCGTAAGGTAAGATATGGTTCGCGAGGCAGGTGGTACAGGAGATCACCTGCCTCGTTTGTTTTCCGGGCTTATGATTCCGGAACAGCCTGCGTCCAGCCGGGGATGTGATGAAAATCGGGCCGGGCGAGGCGCGAGGATTCGTTGCACGACAGGACCGGCCTGGCGGCGCCCGGCTGGTAGTCGTAGCGGCTGATCAGAAAACGGAGGCCGGACGGAATGCCGGCGGGGTCCGGGAAAAGAGGGCGCAGATCGAAGCGTGCGTAGACCTGCCATGCGTCGCGTCCGCGGGAGATCTCCGTGCGGCTTTCGAAAAGGCTGTCGGCGATCATGAACGAATCGAGGGTTGCCCGCTTTTCCCGGATATCGCGGAGGGCGGCGGTCGCCGGGAAACGCAACTGGAGCCGCCGGTTTTCCGGGGTGATGTGAAATTCATAGTAGGCGCTGGAGCCGGTTCCGGTGTCACTCGCCTCGGCCTTGAGAAACAGTTCGAGCACGTCGCCGAGTTCCCAGGTGCGCTCGTTCGGGACGGTAGCGCGGTTGGCCGGTTCACGGTCGGCGAGTTCGGCGTGGATGAGAAGAGTGGACTCGTGAAGGCCGAGCCACACGCATCCGGGAGCGAACGCGGTTTCGGGCTGATCCCGCCAGGGCTGCCCGAGCCTCTGGACCAGGCCGGACGCGAGCGCCTGGCGGATGTCGCCCCAGCCGGAGCCGGAAGGCGGTTGCACACGAGGGATCTGGAGGATCGGTGAAGGCATGGTGATCGTGGAAAAATTGCAAGGCAGGGCGTTGGCCGGGCAGGGGAGAGGTTGCGCGGTTGTCCGTATAGCAAAATTCCGGCCTGGGAATTATCCTGCAAATCAATCGGTCCGCGGGCCGAGTGCCAGATCGAAAGGACGACGATAACGCTATCCGGACGGACTTCGTATGCGATGCGATAGGGAGGAAAAACCAATTCACGCAGCTTTTCCTGATTCCGTTCCGGAATGATCCGGCCCTTAAGGGGAAACGCTTCCAATGTTTCAACATGAACGATCAAACGGAGGCAGAAGCGTTCCGCCCGAATCGGGCTGGATTTGCCAATATAGGTGGCAATTCGCCGTAAATCCTCCAGCGCTCGTGGAGCCCATATTATTTTTGAAACCACGAGAGCATCCCGGCTTTCACCTCTGCGTGAGGGATTCCCTCTCCACGATCGATCTGGGCTTCAGCCTCAGCAATTGCAGCGAGGAAACGCAACCGTTCCTCCGCCTCTTCCCAGGAAACATTGTCCGGAAGGGACTGGAACGACTCCAGCAACTGCTCTTTCACACTCATGGGCGGAAAGCTAATCGCGATGCGTGGTCACGCAAGTCGCATTTCGGCGTCGCGCATTTCGGCGTCGCGACGAATTCCGCCATTTCTCGCGGACGCGAGCGCCTGACGGATGTCGCCCCAGCCGGAGCCGGAAGGCGGTTGCACGCGGAGGATCCGAAGGATCGGTGAAGGCATGACAGCAGTTCGGAAAGACGAAAGACAGACCGTGGACCGGGACAGAAGCAAGTTGGCAAGGGAGGACCCGGTCACGTAATCGTTCACTCTGGCGGGACCAGCTCCAGGCACGCCCATTCTTCGTAACGGTGAAAATTTGCACGGGAGAGTGCCGGATGGGAGGAAAGTTCCCTGTCAGACAGGTGGCGGCCGTAGTTGTAACGACCAACCAGAATTGTCCATGCGTTTTCGGCATCGAGTGGGACGCCTTGCGCGGCGAGTTCATCGAGAGGGATGGCTATTTCGGCCGTCCATCCCTGATCGTTGTCACGCCAGTTGTTGAGCGTGCCGTTAATTTGCGCCGCCACCCGCAGGCCGCTGCGATAGTTGAGTGGACCGGGCAGATTTTTGTAGCTGCGGCTGGGATAAAAAAACGCGGTTTTCAGGCCGTTGGGCGTGACATGAAATTCCCAATACCATGAGCGGGACGCCGGTTTGATGAACAACTCCAGCACATCGCCGGTTTGGTAATGGTGCTGCTGATCCTCCGTCGCCGTCTGCACCACGTCACGATCTGTGACCGTGAACGCTCCATAGAGGTAGCGATCATCCCACGACAACTGCACGCTCCCGGATTCTGCCGGGGAGTTAGCCGAACCGTCCGGCAGCAACAGAGGCCAGGATGGCGCCGACTGCCACACGGTCTCGTCGAGTTTCCCGTCAATGGTGACGGGAGTGTCTGTCCGCAGCGCACGGACAACGGGGGGGGCGTCAGAATGAGCAGGCATGGTTGATTGCAAGGATGCGCAGCCGGGAAAAGGCAGTATGCCAGCCAAGGCGACCGTTATGGACCGACTGTGGTTCATGGTGCGTTTTTCTCTTCTTTGATTTGCACACGCTCTGACGCGCGCACCGTGCCATCGTCGGCGGCATCGCGTTTTGTGTCCCGTAATTGTCGAGCCATGACGAAAAGATCGTGGAAACCG harbors:
- a CDS encoding N-terminal cleavage protein: MKTTNIHRGGDSRAFTLIELLTVIAIIGILAAIILPTVGAVRKAAREVKSVSNLRQIALAMNTYADDNKDKFPPGYYYKQGEGELYWTSELVSYIGLPKKVLSARESLYVSPLALLPVNDSSEGSATMPFTYSAHGLLCADTSGGDTRLPRSQVARPSQVILVGEAAQRTNTWAFATFSEPAEFKNRDSTKELTELIPTDSDVDEQNRRGLRYRGRSGAPVAMVDGHAVVLKKGTVTYGNLVADR
- a CDS encoding ROK family transcriptional regulator yields the protein MEFFEKAWPLAESGEGAFTQKAGAERNRLRVLGLIARRQCLSQRQITRATRLQASTVSNIVRDLKESGLVREGAPIEAERVGPKETELELVADAAWSLGVGLEPLGHRLTLANAAGHVLTQETLPPGMSVDELAALLPARLAELADRSGLAMEQFAGAGISVPGVVDSASGTILMSRSLGVTRFPLRQTIAEKLGHPVWVERNVACGAYAEHHIGAARDRDSFIYFLLRNDPGQPRVFGLALVIGEKIFHGSNSAAGEVDRNLLSACFTLASGQAGAADPLSDEASLDAFYRAWAEGLAGIVNLLDVSCLILSTNDERFTRDRFGIVRDTVDRNLIPVPGRRFDLLRSGMGLEGTVLGGALLALHRGLASRLGQRKSGSQTAAGDNNKPRTPRNPDRKRK